The following are encoded in a window of Urocitellus parryii isolate mUroPar1 chromosome 7, mUroPar1.hap1, whole genome shotgun sequence genomic DNA:
- the Jrk gene encoding jerky protein homolog: MASKQAAVKGRVGKRKRVVLTLKEKIDICTRLERGESRKALMQEYNVGMSTLYDIKAHKAQLLRFFANSDSNQALEQRRTLHTPKLEHLDRVLYEWFLVKRAEGVPVSGPMLIEKAKDFYEQMRLTEPCVFSGGWLWRFKARHGIKKLDASSEKQVADHQAAEQFCGFFRSLTTEHGLSPEQVYSADETGLFWRCLPSPNPDGGTMPSLKQGKDRLTVLMCANATGSHRIKPLAIGKCRGPRAFTGIQHLPVAYKAQGNAWVDKEIFSDWFHRIFVPSVREHFRTIGLPADSKAILLLDDSRAHPQEAALASDNIFTIFLPASVTSLIQPMEQGIRRDFMRHFINPPGSLQGFHPRYSMNDAILSVACAWNAVPSHVFRRAWRKLWPAVMFAEGSSEGEEDEEAEPCSAKPHNKTLAHILELVREGPFCPGHRPPPSAGREVEEAPAAMLLAEADGNADRVERDAGEDSAAEVAWEQAAAAFEAIVHFSEQQPCFSTQEVGQLHALHSAFRRRLQLRQQPVALRAMVKLEALQDHPGRCRATAHSPLPCSSTASDN, from the coding sequence ATGGCCTCTAAGCAGGCTGCCGTGAAGGGCAGGGTGGGGAAGCGGAAGCGGGTGGTGCTGACGCTGAAGGAGAAGATTGACATCTGCACACGCCTGGAGCGGGGCGAGAGCAGAAAGGCGCTGATGCAGGAGTACAACGTGGGCATGTCCACCCTATACGACATCAAGGCCCACAAGGCCCAGCTGCTCCGGTTCTTCGCCAATTCTGACTCCAACCAGGCACTGGAGCAGCGGCGCACGCTGCACACACCCAAGCTGGAGCACCTGGACCGGGTATTGTATGAGTGGTTCCTGGTGAAGCGTGCTGAGGGTGTCCCCGTGTCAGGCCCCATGCTCATCGAGAAGGCCAAGGACTTCTACGAGCAGATGCGGCTGACCGAGCCCTGTGTGTTCTCTGGAGGGTGGCTTTGGCGTTTTAAGGCCAGGCATGGCATTAAAAAGCTAGATGCATCCAGTGAGAAGCAGGTAGCTGACCACCAGGCAGCGGAGCAGTTCTGTGGCTTCTTTAGGAGCCTGACCACTGAGCACGGGCTATCTCCTGAGCAGGTGTACAGTGCCGATGAGACCGGTCTTTTCTGGAGGTGCTTGCCAAGTCCCAACCCAGATGGTGGGACTATGCCCAGCCTCAAGCAGGGCAAGGACAGACTGACTGTCCTGATGTGTGCCAATGCCACAGGTTCCCATAGAATCAAGCCCTTGGCCATCGGGAAATGCCGTGGCCCCAGGGCTTTCACCGGCATCCAGCACCTGCCTGTCGCCTACAAGGCCCAGGGTAACGCCTGGGTGGACAAGGAGATCTTCTCAGATTGGTTCCACCGCATCTTTGTCCCCTCGGTCAGAGAACACTTTAGAACCATAGGTCTGCCGGCAGACAGCAAGGCCATCCTGTTGCTGGACGACTCCAGGGCCCACCCACAGGAGGCTGCGTTGGCATCTGATAACATCTTCACCATCTTCTTGCCTGCCAGTGTGACGTCGTTGATCCAGCCCATGGAGCAGGGCATCCGAAGAGACTTCATGAGGCACTTCATCAACCCCCCTGGGAGCCTGCAGGGCTTCCACCCGCGGTACAGCATGAACGATGCCATACTCAGCGTGGCCTGTGCCTGGAACGCTGTGCCCAGCCATGTCTTCAGGAGGGCCTGGAGGAAGCTGTGGCCTGCTGTCATGTTTGCAGAAGGCTCTTCCGAGGGCGAGGAGGACGAAGAGGCCGAGCCTTGCAGTGCCAAGCCTCATAACAAGACTTTGGCCCACATCCTCGAGCTCGTGAGGGAGGGCCCCTTCTGCCCAGGCCACAGGCCTCCGCCCAgtgcagggagggaggtggaggaggcacCCGCTGCTATGCTGCTGGCTGAGGCTGACGGGAATGCAGACCGGGTGGAGAGAGACGCTGGGGAGGACTCTGCGGCCGAGGTGGCCTGGGAGCAGGCGGCCGCAGCCTTTGAGGCGATTGTGCACTTCTCGGAGCAGCAGCCCTGCTTCAGCACGCAGGAGGTGGGGCAGCTGCACGCGCTGCACTCTGCCTTCAGGAGGCGGCTGCAGCTGAGGCAGCAGCCCGTCGCCCTGAGGGCCATGGTGAAGCTTGAGGCCCTCCAGGATCACCCGGGCAGGTGCAGGGCCACAGCCCACTCCCCACTGCCCTGCTCATCCACAGCCAGTGATAACTGA